From one Sardina pilchardus chromosome 6, fSarPil1.1, whole genome shotgun sequence genomic stretch:
- the LOC134083175 gene encoding uncharacterized protein LOC134083175, whose amino-acid sequence MAFYSRTFNPAGSWIGTEHQPLFQRNLSCSNTVEENRNTVPLWIPPSKQQYQYVRSTRFSASKYWRESGDRRAVVQEEWHGMAKLPTSTPQHLTLVGNGVKSSRVAPPRPVAVAPARKEENLTFVGNFTHAPNITQDQLLALLNSQKGPDSGSAGIRGVPSAQKTPRHLTRPCGSEIMKHAYPSAVVQVSAREQELLSVSAVHQRETGGLTHVGTISSSSSALRQEAAPLTFVGNFTAPAAALHGQQHMKPMQAQVPGSVAQGGFIPLGVGPTRSTPAAPAGLPTGAGGEVPTYCKSTVHSNQAERVKMMEYHRDMASYYRGLKRKAEHVPAREGSGCPNELQTGSVRDRTLDQPRQKTWWDNATEGVVLPEDAVEKLDAIPGIWDLAIQMGFLTVC is encoded by the exons ATGGCTTTCTACTCAAGGACATTCAACCCAGCAGGATCCTGGATCGGGACTGAACATCAGCCTCTGTTTCAGAGAAACCTGTCCTGTAGCAACACTGTTGAGGAAAACAGAAACACCGTGCCCCTTTGGATACCTCCATCAAAGCAGCAATATCAATATGTGCGGTCTACACGGTTTTCTGCAA GTAAGTATTGGAGGGAGTCTGGAGACAGGCGTGCTGTGGTCCAGGAGGagtggcatggtatggccaagCTGCCCACCTCAACACCTCAGCACCTCACTCTCGTGGGCAACGGTGTCAAGAGCAGCCGGGTGGCTCCTCCCAGACCTGTGGCAGTGGCTCCAGCGAGGAAGGAGGAAAACCTGACATTCGTTGGGAACTTCACTCATGCTCCGAACATCACCCAGGACCAGCTATTGGCCCTGCTGAATTCCCAAAAGGGCCCTGACTCTGGGAGTGCAGGCATCCGTGGTGTTCCGTCCGCCCAGAAGACACCACGCCATCTCACTCGGCCCTGTGGCAGTGAGATCATGAAACATGCCTACCCATCTGCAG TTGTGCAGGTGTCAGCACGAGAGCAGGAGCTGCTGTCCGTCTCTGCTGTTCATCAGCGGGAGACTGGTGGACTGACCCACGTGGGCACAATCAGCTCATCCAGTAGTGCTTTGAGGCAGGAGGCTGCACCCCTTACCTTTGTGGGGAACTTCACCGCCCCTGCCGCAGCACTTCATGGTCAGCAACACATGAAGCCGATGCAAGCCCAGGTGCCAGGCAGTGTCGCCCAGGGAGGATTCATCCCTCTGGGGGTCGGTCCCACTCGGTCCACCCCTGCAGCTCCGGCAGGTCTCCCCACTGGGGCCGGTGGTGAAGTCCCGACCTACTGTAAGAGCACAGTCCACTCCAACCAAGCGGAGCGTGTGAAGATGATGGAGTACCACCGTGACATGGCCTCCTACTACAGAGGGCTCAAGCGTAAGGCTGAGCACGTCCCAGCGAGGGAGGGGTCAGGGTGCCCCAACGAGCTCCAGACAGGAAGTGTCCGTGACAGGACCTTGGACCAGCCTCGGCAGAAGACGTGGTGGGACAACGCCACAGAGGGCGTCGTTCTTCCTGAGGACGCTGTAGAGAAACTTGATGCCATTCCTGGCATCTGGGATTTGGCCATACAGATGGGCTTTCTGACTGTCTGCTAG